A single region of the Ictalurus punctatus breed USDA103 chromosome 17, Coco_2.0, whole genome shotgun sequence genome encodes:
- the sdhdb gene encoding succinate dehydrogenase [ubiquinone] cytochrome b small subunit B, mitochondrial, whose translation MAALARISSICNRGVSPLLFRSASLIRPLAAHKKDQDHSYLLAAKVHTTPVHYDGHRASLHWTGERIVSVILLTMGPIAYFYPGGVMDYSLAAALTLHGHWGLGQVLTDYVHGDTKVKLAKAGLFILSTVTFAGLCYFNYHDVGICKAVALLWSK comes from the exons ATGGCGGCGCTGGCGAGGATTAGCTCGATTTGCAACCGGGGCGTTAGCC CTCTGTTATTCCGCAGTGCTTCTCTTATCAGACCTTTGGCGGCACATAAAAAGGACCAGGATCACTCGTACTTGCTCGCAGCCAAAGTACACACAACACCGGTTCACTATG ATGGCCACCGTGCCTCACTGCACTGGACAGGAGAGCGAATCGTGAGTGTAATTCTCCTGACCATGGGTCCTATCGCCTATTTCTACCCCGGGGGTGTCATGGACTACTCCCTGGCTGCAGCGCTCACTCTGCATGGCCACtg GGGATTGGGCCAGGTTCTGACTGACTACGTTCATGGAGATACGAAAGTCAAGTTGGCAAAAGCAGGCCTCTTTATTCTGTCCACTGTTACCTTTGCGGGTCTGTGCTACTTTAATTACCACGATGTAGGGATCTGTAAAGCCGTGGCGCTCCTCTGGAGTAAATAG